gtttgtaGCCAAAGGGTTGCTAAGTCAAGTCCCAATATTAcacaatattatatttattcatgttgcagatacttttctccaaagtgacttgcaatgtcaaCCTACTTATAAGtattcaccaatttatacagctgagtaattttactggaggaattaaCGGTAAGAACctcgctcaaggatactacagcctgAGACGGGaattgaatctgcaacctttgcattCTAAGGCAGCAGCATCAACCACTACTCTACGAGCAGCAAAGGATGGGAGGAAGATACACTATAAACTGAGCCTCTACACTGAAACATGAGTCATGTAGCTAGAAGATCTGGCCATTAAACTTCTTATAAACATACTTTATCCCCTGTATCACGTCACAGGTAGAGCGGTATCGTTCCAGCTGGTTCACAGAATTTAGCCCACAAGTTATTACCCTCAGAACTACAAGGAAGATATTGGCACACGCTGTGTATGTTGTGAAGAACACTCAAACTGTTTCAGACCTATTCTGGCAGTGCTCATATACTGTAAACTTTGGCAAAATATTCATAATGCAAAAAACTCATCTTGACAAACTCATTTATTGTATGAAATGTGGCGTCTGGCTTCTTCAGGACACGTATTAATTTTACTtactattttattataaaaccaAATTTTATATCCATAATTGCAAATTCACTTATAAAAAAAACCTGACTTTATGACACCcacaaaatgaaacacacacacacacacacacacattttcagaaccgcttgtcccttacggggtcacggggaaccggagcctacccggcaacacagggcgtaaggccggagggggaaggggacacacccaggacgggacgccagtccgccacaaggcaccccaagcgggactcgaaccccagacccaccggagagcaggactgcggtccaacccactgcgccaccgcaccccctgtcaaAATGAAACATCACACTATATATTACCATGATCTAAGACTCCAGTAgtaaaaaagcaattaaaaacgGTTACACTGTGTAGAACCTTCAGTATTTTCATCTAAACTGTAATAATATTATGTAATTGTATTTTCCTCgcttgttgtatttttttctctcattattTTCGTTATTTGCTCTGTTGTCCGGAGGTTGgcagaattttttattttttttcttttttttaaaaaaaagtcacgcTACAGGTAGTCCTGCACTTCCGGGTGGAGCTGTCGACATTTCATTGGACAATTCGAGACAGGGCGGCTTTGTGAAGAGAGTATTTTATTACCACCTGTAGGATGTCATAGTGCTGTGTGCGTGCATTAGTTGTTACGATATAACATTATAACGAACTGTATTCATGTCAAGTATCAGGgctgttaaacattttaatgtttcccAGGCCAAGTAATGCATAAAACTTCTAGTAATCATTCGCGGTCAAGTAGCCCTGATGACGAATACGACCCCGTGACTGCATCCCGGCCTGCGATTGGCTAGCTATGTGAGTTCGAAGGTCATCATGAAAACGCTGACGTCGCTGTCGTGTAAAACATGGCGGTGGAGCGGGTTGCTGTATGTGGAAGGGTTATGTCTGTGTCGGCTCTGACGGGGAAAACCATCAAAAAGAGCCACGTGAATGCAAAAATGTTCCGTTGCAACGTTCTATTTTTTCTGTTCGCGATCCTCGGGACGTTAAATGCAGCGGCGGCCAGTGGAAAAACGTTAGTTCTTTTGGACAACCTCAACATCAGAGACACCCATTCAATATTCTTCCGCAGTTTAACCGGTGAGTCCGCAGGTTATGCGAGTCGTGATGTATTTGGTAcaaattttaactttatttgcatttttgtttatcaAGTCATACATCCCCTGATTTGTAAATAGGCCCCAATTAATCTGTAGTTGATTTGATCAATTTACATATGTCTTGGATTATTTAATTTGATCATTGGTGTTACTGTATCTTTTTCAGATCGGGGCTTTGACTTGACCTTTAAGACTGCTGATGACCCTGGACTTTCCCTTATCAAATACGGCCAGTTCCTTTATGATCACCTTATTATTTTCTCCCCTTCTGTGGAAGGTAAGACTCAGAATATCTAAGTTTCATGCTGTATGCAGaccttatatttatttcatcttCAAAAGTACAGATTTGTAGCGTGCAGTTCAGTATTGTtggtatttaatgtatttagtGGAGTTGTGCTTTTTGGCTGGTTAGCCTGAGTGCGCTGtattatttgtctttttctgatgatctgtacttttttttttttcatttagactTTGGAGGAAACATCAATGTGGAGACTATCACTGCTTTCATTGATGGAGGAGGGAATGTCCTTATTGCTGCCAGCTCAGATGTCGGTAAAGACTTGtgaggggttttttttatgGATACAATGGAATAAGAGCCTGGAGTTGTCTGGTTATCATACATCCATCACTGAATGCCTGGCTGCAGAAAAAATAGATAGTGCTCTTTGCTGGTCTTTTGATGCGTTCCCTTGCTTTGACACAGGGGACCCCCTCAGAGAGCTGGGAAGTGAGTGTGGGATCGAGTTTGATGAGGAGAAGACTGCCGTCATTGACCACCACAACTATGATGTGTCTGATCCGGGCGAGGTGAGAGGAGCAGGGTTTAACTGGTTCATAATATTAACTCACTCGCTTGCTTTccgtaaccgcttgtcctgatgagggttgcggtggtccagagcctatccctgaatCAGCGAGTGCAAAGCAGGGGGATGTACGCcttggatggggtgccagtaCATTGCatggtagccacacatgcacacacactcggTCATCCATTCACACCCGAAGCGCAATTTAGAGGGCCAGTTCATCTGGAtcgcatgtctttagactgtgggagaaaactgaaGTACACAGAGGAAATCCatatagacacagggagaacatgcaaactcaacacctggagcagaatttgaacctatgcctgAAGATCCCAGGCACTATGCTGCCCTTGGTTCATAGCATTACATTTGTCATAGAGTTTAGACATGGAAAGTTGGGTGtaatcttctgtttttctgacatGGCTCTGTATGTTTGTCCAGCATACTCTAATTGTGGCTGATCCAGAGAACCTGCTCAAAGCCCCTACAATTGTGGGGAAACCCACAGGGAAGCCCATTCTTTTCAAGGGTGTTGGGTGAGTTTTCACACCTGTTGCTTGGCTTTGGATGGCATTTTACACAAGTTAATAGCAGAAAATTGTACAAAAGTTAAGACCAATTGAATTGTCAAgtatactgtttaaaaaaaatcttctatCTGGAAATTAAGATATTTGGTCTTTCCTAGAGGTTTATTTTCTAAAGGGCAGTATGAATATGTATTAAACTGGACATTTTCACTGCAACTGTTCTACTTGTTACTGCCTAGCATGGTTGCTGACCCTGATAACCCCCTGGTCTTGGACATCTTGACTGGTTCCTCCACATCCTACTCCTTCTTTCCTGACCGACCCATCACACAGGTATCCAGAtcatgattttctttttttttttttttaaaagaaaggaGTTTTGCAGTAGCCCtgaatttttacaaaaacacaacttgaatttgaaaatgttcaaaaatcaaatgaatacaGTATTGCTGAAGTATACATGGCAGTCATTTCAGAGATGAATGGGGTGTAGGTGTTTTTGTTATGAAAAATTCTTGGGTTCTTGTTGGATTACTTGTTCTCATTGATTGTTGCTATTGGATATTATAACACAATTCATTggtgcatttaatttatttaacagtaATTTTTTGCCAGTGAGGTGTACAAAggtatgtgaaaatgaaatgtctttCTCTGCTGACAGTACCCCCATGCTGTGGGAAAGAATACACTGCTGATTGCAGGCTTGCAGGCAAGAAACAATGCGCGTGTCATCTTCAGCGGTTCGCTGCACTTCTTCAGTGACGCATTCTTCAATTCTCCCGTGCAGAAAGCTACGCCTGGCTCCCAGAGGTAGCTTGGCCTACATATCCTCAAAGCTTTCAGAAGTCTAATCttttcaccatctgtttattGCTGTATAGGTCTTTCTGAGGGATGTTTAGTCAGTATTTCAGAAtgacatacatatttattttaaaaagaatagaATGAAGAGCATGAAGcagaatttttcttcttttgtagTACTATTCATATCACTGTATAGTTTATAGTGACAAAAATAACCATTACCTGACATTCATTCATATGTACGCTTCTGTATATATCATCGTAACAGGTAGCTGAATATTGCCCATACAATAATTGTTGCATATGTTGATGTTAAATGAACAGATTAAAAAtttttagctatttatttttcttgtgatGTCTTATTCTCTTGAATGGCTGGCTCCCCATGCAGACATGCTCAGACAGGGAACATGGAGCTGGCTGAAGCATTGTCCCGCTGGGTGTTCAAGGAGGAGGGTGTTCTCAGGGTGGGGGCTGTGTCACACCACCGGGTGGGTGAGGGCAGTCCTCCAGCTGCCTACACCATCACAGACCTTGTggtgagcattttttttccccccttcttccCTCTGGGATTTCATATGTCACTGCCTTTAACCAGTGTTTGCATGTAGTGAATGTTGTATCATTAAACCATGTAGCTAACTTACGTCTTGTTATTGAAGTTATTTTGGATAAGTCTCCTAAGTATATGTTATATAATGCTTGTGTGTTGGTCTGCATATGCATATCATCCTCTGCCATTTTTAGGAATATAGCATTGTGATTGAGAAGCTCTCCCATAGTCAGTGGGTGCCCTTTGATGGAGATGACATCCAGCTGGAGTTTGTCAGGATTGACCCTTTTGTCAGGACCTACCTGAAGAATGATGGTAAGAATTCCTCTTAAGTGTGGAAGACTTCCTTCTTGTGTTTACCCTTTTAACCAAATGGTTGCAGTGTTCAGATATCTTATTATGCATGTGATGCATGCAGGAAATTTTCTAAATATTAGATACTAGTTAATTTTTCCTTCTTGACAGGTGGGAAATACAGTGTCCAGTTTAAGCTTCCTGATGTGTATGGAGTGTTCCAGTTCAAGGTGGACTATAACAGGCTGGGgtacacacacctgtactcCTCTACCCAGGTAATTACTCCTGAGAAAGCAGACCTACCTGTTAAGATGTAATGAAACAGAAAAGCTGATCATGTATATCACCTCATCCTCTAGGTTTCAGTGCGTCCTCTGCAACACACGCAGTACGAGCGCTTCATCCCCTCAGCCTACCCTTACTATGCCAGTGTGTTCTCCATGATGGGTGGTCTCTTCATCTTCAGCATCATTTTCCTTCAcatgaaggagaaggagaagtcTGAATAGAAACAAGGAAGAAGAAAGAATGGCATATGCAGAGTGCAGAACTGGGAGACTGTAAAATCAGAACTACAGGGGGAATTGTTTCTACTGATTGTTTTGGTTTAGGTTTGTCTGTGgggtatttaatgtattttttttaaaaatcaatggAGAACAAAGTCCTGgggtgaaactgaaatgcatCACTAAAAAAGGTCTTTGGTAGTCTGAAGAAGTCAAATGCAGTGTTGCTACAGTGGGTGATTAGACTTTATTTTGATGTTGaggcccatttttttttttttttttttaacctgcatTATAATGCAGTCAGTCAATAAACTGCTGACATTCCACCCTAAACAATGTGTAAAAGTCAGTCAACCAGGAATGAATGTACCTTACAAAATGTCAGTTGCAAGTGTTGTAGTTAAGCAAATGGCACTGTATTTCCtccaatttcacattttaaataacctTTTTATCCTTTATTACTGTAAAACTAAATGACATTTACAGTCTAACCCTTGGTATTGGATAGGAGTGTATAAAGGCACGGTAGTGAAGTACCTCACATTACCTAGGAGGTGAGAGagattgtgggtttgatccccactgtTTGTATAGTTTCTATGTTcgccgtgtctgtgtggggtttcctCTCCGCAGGCCAGAGCCATGCGcttcaggtgaatcggtgacgCTATGTTGCTTGTACTGTGCGAGTGTGGATATGAGTGGTTACTTCGCAGTGGAAtagtgtctcatccagggtgtacccctcacCTTCAGCTtactgcttccaggataggctctggttcaccctgaccctgctcaggacaaatgcTCACTGAGATTGGATGGGTAGGTAGATGACTTGACAATTCTTACTTTAGTTCCAGCAGGTGATgattataaaatacataatttttcatacaaaacaaaaaaaaggtgtgtaTATATCTCCTTCTAGCAGCTGCttctaaatataaattttaattagGTTGGCAATTAGACATTTCAAATTAACACCAATCCAAAACAACATGTAACTTAGTGTAGGATCGAGTGTTAATATTAGTACTAAGTTGCTTTCCAGGAACATCAAAAAATATATTCGGAATGCAAAAGTGAATTCACACCATCTATACAAAACGTACAAAATTCTGAGCGTTTCCCCCttcctttttgtattttaccaCTTTACGAGTGGCTCGAAGTTGCTAAACTCACTTACGGCAGTGTGGAAAATTTCATTTACGACAATGAAGCACTTCACTTACGGCAATGTGGCAACGTCGTCGGGGAAGAGAGCGAGCCGACacaagtgttttcattttcatttgcccCATGCACGGTTTTTCCCTCAAGTTTACTTGTTTCGTCAGCACTCGTCGGATTTACTTGAGTTGATAAGAAGATTTTGGCTGGAGCTGGAACCTGACCGGGACATTGGTAGGGGTCCCCTACTAAAAACGGAAAGCATTAGCCTGTTAGCTACTAGCTGAAGTGTAGCGGGGTGAGTGTCTGCGTGACCGCCTGTGGCCGACGCCGGCGCGATGCTGCTGACCGTCTTCTGCGCTCCGAGGAACCGGCCCGAAGTCACCTTCTCCCTGGAAGTGTCTCCGGAGCTGGAGCTGCGGGACTTCACCGCTCTGTGCGAGTTGGAGTCAGGAATCCCGGCCGCGGAGATACAGgtgaagcaggagcaggaggatcCGGCTGCGTGTCGTGCTGCCGCGCCGGTGCTTCACACGACGACGAGTCGTTCTTTCCGCGGATCCGGCGCTCCTCCGTACTGTACACAGTTGGGGGGCCGTTCTGGCCTGATAAGGCTCAAATTGAGGAAACGCACAACCCATCACATCATCAGGTTTCTAAAAGAGTTGAGTTTAGTTGGTCCTAATCCGAGCTTTAACTCCTGTGTGTAACCTGAGAATGAAGGTTGGGAAATCGCGGCGGTCTTTAAATAGTTCCGTATGTGtgctggaagggaagggaagggaagcgcTCAGCGAGTCAGTCAGTGCGGCGACGTGTTCGTCCGTAGCACAAATAACTTAATCATAAGCCGTTTCACTTTGTAAATGtaactgggtggcacagcgcaGCTGTGTCTTATTGCCTAGTGGGTGGTGTGAAAgcacgtgggttcgatcccccctccccccgtgactgtgtgggtttcctctgggtgctctggtttcctcccacactccaaagacatgctgttcaggttcccccatagtgtgtgagtgacagagagtgtgtgttccactgatgtatggatgagtgatccactgtaagtagtgtatctagcagcgtaagtctttgggtgctctggtttcctcccacattccaaagacatgccgttcaggttcacccctagtgtgtgggtgacagagagtgtgtgttccactgatgtatggatgagtgacccattataagtagtgtatctagcagtgtaattcaccgcggtgaataaggtaagGCTGATTACTCTATGACATAGACTATGtagtgtttattggaagtcactttggagaaaaacgtctgctaaataaatgtaaatgtaagtacttgtTCACGGGTGCTACGGCAGCTTTCCTCCTATGACGGAGACGAGCCGACGTAAGGTTTCCTCTGCACGTCTTCTGTTTgatcattttaacagttttctccaaagcattgtGCAACATGCACAGTGTactaaagtaaatttaataatGGCTACGTCATTCGGTCCCATGAAGACAAGCAGATCATCTTAACTCGCAGATCGGGAGAGAAATGTGTCTATAAGTGGTGAACCTGAGgccttttaaatgtaaatgtaaactgagacAAGTTCGCTGCACACCTCCAAATGCAAGTCGTTTCTGAATTGTGGAAGGAAAGTGTTAAAAAGGAAGTGCTAAGTTGGTTTGAAAAGGCTTTACTTGTATTgctcttttaatattttagttaACTTATATGTAGCTGTGGCATTTTTCCTAGGATGAGTGAACGTGCTAGAGAACTTTACAGCGACTCACCCATGTGTACAGGGTATTCTTAATGTACtgatttagggtaaatacctctcTCAgtggtgctacagctggagtgggatttgaatggGAACCACTGGACTAGAAAGCAACCACCAGCCCCCCCCCAATCATTATTGCTACTTCCTGGTCCTGCGTGTTGCATAAAGCAATATGAAATTTGACTTGAATCGTAAATAACGTTGGATTTTTGTTCTCTTAAGATTACCATGAATTTTCCAACACTGTTGTAaagtctttacatttatttgtttattctatGTGTTTCCATATTCTCTCCAACATCAGAAAACAGCATGTTATGGAAGGGCTCTTTGGGTTGTTAATGTAGATAAGTCATAGTTAGTGTGGTACTTAATCATTTAGTGTGTGACTGGCTGGCACATTTGGTTTGAAAAGTTGCCGTGGGTTCGTCTTGAATTGGGTCCCAGAGTGCTTAGCTTGGATTGACTGTGGTGGCCAGCTTTCAAGTGACTGTCTTTCGAGGCTATGACATTTCGTTCTGGGTCTATCGTTCTTCGTGTCCTGTCCTCCCCGGGCTTTTGGATCACTACAACTCTGTTTAGAGCAGCAGCAAGTAAAATTGGATGGTTGAACATCTAGAGGAGGGAATTTTGACGTCAGTTTTAAAGTGGTTCATCTGTTTAGTACAGGGGCAAGTaggtagcgtaggggttagagctgtcgcTTTGCATTCAGAGGGCTCCTATTTGTATCCCGCCTCCCGCTGTGGTGTCATTGAGGCATTTGCtcttaattgttccagtaaaaattacatagctttataaattgctaaataattgcaagtcgcCGAATTAGTTGTCTTACGCTCGCACAGAATACATatgcatttttgtcttttgatATTTCAACTTCttatacaaattttaaaacGTCTATAAGactgtttattttgaaaagtcAAACTAGCGATGTTCTCCTTTTACCCCAGATCTCCTACGCAGAGCAGCCCTTGCAAGACCCCTCGCGTGCATTGGGGGCCTATGGCCTAAAGGATGGGGATGTGGTTGTCCTGAGGCAGACAGAGGGGAGACCACCTGCCCAGCCTGCATTTCCAGGTAAAGGCTTGGTGGACTGGGAGAACGGTCAAATCAACGGCCAAAATGGCCATTGAATGAAAACGAAAACTTACGGATATCTGACCGCGCATGAACTAACTAGCGTCGTGCTTCGTATTGCTTTTTCTCATTTAGTTTCTCTTTTGTGTCCCTCTTTCCTTTCCCCTCTTTTCACTTTTCGGTTTTCTGCTTTAACATTTTGTTCACACTTACTGCTTCTTTCTTGTCCGTCCTTGTCTGTCCTCACTCGTGTCTTTCCTTTATAACCCTGAGCCATGTCTCCTGTGTCAACCCCTGGCTGCCCTCCATGTTCCTCATCATTCCCGACTCCTAACTTCCAGGGCTCCCACGGATCGACTTCAGCTCCATCGCAGTCCCCGGCACCTCCTCCGGCCAACATCCCACTCCCCAACCGCCTCTCCAGAATCAGAACCCGCAACAGCAGCGTTCCCAGCAGCTGcccacacccccctccctcacGGGCACAGCTTCCTCTCCACAAGGACTAGACAACCCCTCTCTCCTCCGCGATATGCTGTTGGCTAATCCACATGAGCTGTCTCTTCTGAAGGAGAGGAACCCACTACTGGCTGAAGCCCTGCTTAGTGGAGATCTAGGTGGGTCCCCGTCAAATCCCTTGGCCACAGTAACATCGCGACTATGGGTGGGATGAAATTCACACCTCATGTCACAGTTTGCGATATTCAGATGAAGACATAGTGTTGACACAAAAAATGCAGCCATTCCCTGATTATAAATAATATCCTCAAATCAGGTATCGCTGTTAACAGTGCtatgctttttctgtttttgcagtggtagaaaaaagtattaaaaatcaGTTAAGCTTTAGCCTAAGGAGCAAGATTGGGAAATTTGAGGACTCCAACATACTAGGATGTAATTCTTgtgaaaatgtccttttttattattcttgtttgctgtgtttatgTTGGTTAGGGAAGaaagttaagttttttttttttttctttttttgtgtcttgAGTCATGAAGATATATGTTGGCAATGCTTGGtcttctctgtggcttcatggtggtgttggttggactggatccttgTGTACGGCTGTTGTAATATTCACATGGGGTGTAACATATAGTgttgtgtatcttgaatgttatTAGCATTCTAACTTCTTATTTTACAGTACACAGAATAGTcatttttaagtgtgttttgtaACATCACgcatttctcattttgtttctgaTGTCCAAAGCTGACTGTTCCAACTGTACTGACATAAATTTGTCACTTCTACACTGAAAAATCAAGTAGGTACCTACTTGTGTGTCTCAAAACCTATGTAAACTGGGGTATTTGGGATTTCTCTCCTTGGCTATGCACGCCACAGAGCGCTTCACCAAGGTTCTGCTGGAGCAACAGCAGGAGCGAGCACGCAGGGAACAGGAGAGGATCCGACTGCTCACCGCTGATCCTTTTGACttggaggcacaggccaaaatAGAGGAAGAAAtcaggtgtgtgtttaaatgttagTTACAGAACATGGTTCATCTACAGATACTCTGATTGTACGTATGGTTATGAAAAGGGTTAGGACAGTTTTCTTTCACTGTAAAGCAAAAACACGAACATACGTAACATGATTAGTCCTGATTTATGAGTCGAGGTTATTGTAAGTTGTCACTGGTGCGCTGCCCTGTTGTACATTTAgggtaattttgtttttatactgaACAACCTTCTTCAGAGGAAAGAAAGTGAAAGGGAGCATCCTTACAACCCAACGGTCATACCTTAGGAACACTGACAAAGTTTCTTTGGCCGTTACATAGTATATGTGACATGCTGATGTCGGTGgataattgttttattattgtacaGCTTTGGTTTGTGCACCTTCTAAAtgaaagatttattttattttttgtaataaaatgatCAAGAACTTGATTTCTGAAATGTCACACCAgcacttaacattttaaaacagatcaATGACTTGAATCGTTAAAAGTGGTATAAACGGTTAAAAATACCATACTTCAAAGAAACGTGTGagaacatttgtttattttggtgaAACGGGACTGTAGCAAAATGGTTTAATAGTTTGGTTTAGTGAAGCACTGtcacatgtaatatttttttctcattgctCATTGAAGTACTTAATTCATTTTGTATCTACTTATAGATTCAACTCTAATTTGCATCTATCCAAGAGTAAGTCTTGTCACACAGTCTCATGTACCAGACTGGTTGCATGTAGAGTACAGATTTTAAGCTGTACTCCTGTTAAATCCACTGTCAGCGACCCCTAGGTCTTAGCATGCTACTTATGGTGGTACTACTGTCATGTTTCACAATGTAGGCAGCACAATATCGAAGAGAATATGACTATTGCCATGGAGGAGGCACCTGAGAGCTTTGGCCAAGTGGTCATGCTGTACATCAATTGCAAAGTCAATGGCCATCCTGTCAAGGCCTTTGTTGACTCAGGTAAGATGCCCTTTCATTCTCACAACTTTCCTGCTTGAGTGTACTCTTGTTTCACTTAGTTCTCTTCTGACGTTTGTTGCGGTTGTCCTGTTTGTGCTCTCTCTCATGGTCCTTGCATGTGCAGATCATGAGCACTAAATGCTACCCAGACATACTGTAAAAACTTCCCCACTTCACATCTGTCCATTTCCTTGGATGAGTACTTTCAACAgtatgtgtctctctctctgtccctgctgcactccttttatttttgtgtcattttatgTGTCTTCCATTGTAATGGTTTTTGAAAAAGCTGTTCCTCCATTTGAAGGAGCTCAAATGACAATCATGAGCCAAGCCTGTGCTGAGCGCTGTAACATCATGCGATTGGTGGATCGACGCTGGGCAGGAATTGCAAAGGGTGTGGGCACACAGAAGATTATAGGCCGGGTTCACCTTGGTAGGTCTGGTTTCTCTTCTTTTCACACCAAAATGACAGGTTGTCTCCTCCAGTAACccctgtctttttttgtttttatcgtTGATGTTCCTattgaaatgtctgtaaaaGGAATCAAAGCCTACTTTGTCTGCCTCTTTGTGTTTTAACTGGTCTGTCTACCTTTTGGGTGCTTCCAGCTCAGGTCCAAATTGAGGGAGATTTTCTGCCATGTTCCTTCTCCATTCTGGAGGACCAGCCAATGGACATGCTGCTGGGCCTGGACATGTTGAAGAGGCACCAGGTCTGCTGTTTTTGCCTTCTTGGACTTCTGTAGCTAGCTGGGTGCTTTGAAGGTCGTGATGTGTGTTCTCACCAGGATGCTTGAGGCTCAACGTGATGCTGTCTTTATTTGGCATGTGAAAGTGAAGCtgtgaataaacataatttgATGAATTTGTGTGAAC
Above is a genomic segment from Scleropages formosus chromosome 2, fSclFor1.1, whole genome shotgun sequence containing:
- the ddost gene encoding dolichyl-diphosphooligosaccharide--protein glycosyltransferase 48 kDa subunit — encoded protein: MAVERVAVCGRVMSVSALTGKTIKKSHVNAKMFRCNVLFFLFAILGTLNAAAASGKTLVLLDNLNIRDTHSIFFRSLTDRGFDLTFKTADDPGLSLIKYGQFLYDHLIIFSPSVEDFGGNINVETITAFIDGGGNVLIAASSDVGDPLRELGSECGIEFDEEKTAVIDHHNYDVSDPGEHTLIVADPENLLKAPTIVGKPTGKPILFKGVGMVADPDNPLVLDILTGSSTSYSFFPDRPITQYPHAVGKNTLLIAGLQARNNARVIFSGSLHFFSDAFFNSPVQKATPGSQRHAQTGNMELAEALSRWVFKEEGVLRVGAVSHHRVGEGSPPAAYTITDLVEYSIVIEKLSHSQWVPFDGDDIQLEFVRIDPFVRTYLKNDGGKYSVQFKLPDVYGVFQFKVDYNRLGYTHLYSSTQVSVRPLQHTQYERFIPSAYPYYASVFSMMGGLFIFSIIFLHMKEKEKSE
- the ddi2 gene encoding protein DDI1 homolog 2 isoform X2, giving the protein MLLTVFCAPRNRPEVTFSLEVSPELELRDFTALCELESGIPAAEIQISYAEQPLQDPSRALGAYGLKDGDVVVLRQTEGRPPAQPAFPGLPRIDFSSIAVPGTSSGQHPTPQPPLQNQNPQQQRSQQLPTPPSLTGTASSPQGLDNPSLLRDMLLANPHELSLLKERNPLLAEALLSGDLERFTKVLLEQQQERARREQERIRLLTADPFDLEAQAKIEEEIRQHNIEENMTIAMEEAPESFGQVVMLYINCKVNGHPVKAFVDSGAQMTIMSQACAERCNIMRLVDRRWAGIAKGVGTQKIIGRVHLAQVQIEGDFLPCSFSILEDQPMDMLLGLDMLKRHQCSIDLKKSVLLIGTTGSETRFLPEAELPDCARLAYGADTRPEEIADRELAEALQRSAQESAERN
- the ddi2 gene encoding protein DDI1 homolog 2 isoform X3, with translation MLLTVFCAPRNRPEVTFSLEVSPELELRDFTALCELESGIPAAEIQISYAEQPLQDPSRALGAYGLKDGDVVVLRQTEGRPPAQPAFPGLPRIDFSSIAVPGTSSGQHPTPQPPLQNQNPQQQRSQQLPTPPSLTGTASSPQGLDNPSLLRDMLLANPHELSLLKERNPLLAEALLSGDLERFTKVLLEQQQERARREQERIRLLTADPFDLEAQAKIEEEIRQHNIEENMTIAMEEAPESFGQVVMLYINCKVNGHPVKAFVDSGAQMTIMSQACAERCNIMRLVDRRWAGIAKGVGTQKIIGRVHLAQVQIEGDFLPCSFSILEDQPMDMLLGLDMLKRHQCSIDLKKSVLLIGTTGSETRFLPEAELPDCARLAYGADTRPEEIADRELAEALQRSAQESERN